A window of Phycobacter azelaicus contains these coding sequences:
- a CDS encoding NAD(P)H-dependent oxidoreductase subunit E, with protein sequence MAPLDNSKGIWKSGKGKGRRTPKGRQLDDQAHSDVLTLLGDRPRNRDLLIEFLHLIQDAHGHLSAAHIRALAEEMRLSQAEVYEVASFYAHFDVVREGETPPPALTIRVCDSLSCELAGAQQLKQALEDGLDPAEVRVLRAPCMGRCDTAPVLEIGHNHIDHATAEKTIAAIHAGEVHPQIPDYQTYAEYVADGGYRSLAALRTGGDWEAVQDKVLEAGLRGLGGAGFPSGKKWGFVRANPGPRYLAVNGDEGEPGTFKDRHHLEREPHMFLEGMLIAAWAVEAEKAFIYMRDEYPAVLEILRREIAALEAAGIVETGYIDLRRGAGAYICGEESAMIESIEGKRGEPRHRPPFVAQVGIFGQPTLVHNVETLYWVARICRFGPEVLNTVEKNGRKGLRNYSVSGRVKNPGVHLLPAGSTIRDIIEAAGGMLDGHSLKAYQPGGPSSGLLPAHMDDIPLDFDTLQPHGTFIGSAAVVVLSDQDSARDAALNMLRFFEDESCGQCTPCRVGCEKAVKLMQAPKWDQGLLEELSQTMVDASICGLGQAAPNPIRLTMKHFPEEI encoded by the coding sequence GTGGCACCGTTGGACAATAGCAAGGGCATCTGGAAATCCGGCAAGGGCAAGGGGCGCAGGACGCCGAAGGGGCGTCAACTCGACGATCAGGCACATAGCGACGTCCTGACGCTTTTGGGGGACAGGCCGCGCAACCGCGATCTCCTGATCGAGTTTCTGCATCTCATTCAGGATGCCCACGGCCACCTCAGCGCCGCCCACATCCGCGCCCTGGCCGAGGAAATGCGCCTGTCGCAGGCCGAAGTTTATGAGGTTGCCAGTTTCTATGCCCATTTCGATGTGGTGCGCGAAGGTGAGACACCGCCGCCCGCGTTGACCATCCGGGTCTGTGACAGCCTCTCTTGCGAGCTGGCGGGCGCCCAACAGCTGAAGCAGGCGCTCGAAGATGGTCTCGATCCGGCGGAGGTGCGCGTTTTGCGCGCGCCCTGCATGGGCCGCTGCGATACCGCGCCGGTTCTGGAGATCGGCCACAATCACATCGATCATGCGACCGCGGAAAAGACCATTGCCGCGATCCATGCGGGCGAGGTGCACCCGCAGATACCGGATTATCAGACATACGCAGAATACGTAGCCGATGGCGGCTACCGAAGCCTTGCCGCCCTGCGTACGGGTGGCGATTGGGAAGCGGTGCAGGACAAGGTGCTTGAGGCGGGTCTGCGTGGCCTTGGCGGCGCGGGTTTCCCTTCGGGCAAGAAATGGGGTTTTGTGCGCGCCAATCCCGGCCCGCGCTATCTGGCCGTCAACGGCGATGAGGGCGAGCCGGGCACTTTCAAGGACCGTCATCACCTTGAGCGCGAGCCGCATATGTTCCTCGAAGGCATGCTGATCGCCGCCTGGGCGGTGGAGGCCGAGAAGGCCTTCATCTACATGCGCGACGAATACCCTGCGGTGCTGGAGATCCTGCGCCGCGAGATCGCCGCGCTTGAGGCCGCCGGGATCGTCGAGACAGGCTATATCGATCTGCGGCGCGGGGCAGGGGCCTATATCTGCGGCGAAGAAAGCGCGATGATCGAAAGCATCGAGGGCAAGCGTGGAGAGCCGCGCCACCGCCCGCCCTTTGTGGCGCAGGTCGGGATCTTCGGTCAGCCGACGCTCGTCCACAACGTCGAGACACTATATTGGGTGGCGCGCATCTGCCGCTTTGGCCCCGAGGTGCTCAACACGGTGGAAAAGAACGGTCGCAAGGGACTGCGTAATTACTCGGTGTCGGGCCGGGTCAAAAACCCCGGCGTGCATCTGCTGCCTGCAGGATCGACCATTCGCGACATTATCGAGGCTGCGGGCGGTATGCTCGACGGGCACAGCTTGAAGGCCTACCAGCCGGGCGGGCCGTCCTCGGGGCTGCTGCCAGCGCATATGGATGACATACCGCTCGATTTCGACACGCTGCAGCCGCATGGTACATTCATCGGCTCGGCCGCCGTGGTGGTTCTGTCGGATCAGGACAGCGCGCGGGATGCGGCGCTCAACATGCTGCGGTTTTTCGAGGATGAAAGCTGCGGCCAGTGTACCCCCTGCCGGGTGGGCTGCGAAAAGGCGGTCAAGCTGATGCAGGCGCCGAAGTGGGATCAGGGCCTGCTGGAGGAGCTGAGCCAGACCATGGTCGATGCCTCCATCTGCGGTCTGGGTCAGGCAGCGCCCAACCCGATCCGCCTGACGATGAAACATTTCCCGGAGGAGATCTGA
- the fdhF gene encoding formate dehydrogenase subunit alpha, translating into MSKQITFTLDGEEVTAEAGMTIWEVANGRGLKIPHLCHKPAPGYRPDGNCRACMVEIEGERTLAASCIREPSEGMVVTTNNARATNARKMVMELLVADQPAPEAAHDKSAHLWDMAELNGVSESRFPKLEEGRIPLLDDSHVAMSVNLDACISCGLCVRACREVQVNDVIGMAGRGHDAYPTFDIADPMGASFCVACGECVQACPTGALMPASVMDDAQQGDSKDFDSETESVCPFCGVGCKVSLKVKDGKVKYVEGINGPANEGRLCVKGRFGFDYIHHPHRLTKPLIRREDAPPKGLNVDPGNLGTHFREATWDEALDLAAKGLRNLRDEDPRSVAGFGSAKCTNEEAYLFQKFIRQGFGHNNVDHCTRLCHASSVAALIENVGSGAVTATFNEIENADVAIVIGANPVENHPVAATYFKQFAKRGGKLIVMDPRGVGLKRHAAEMLQFRPGADVAMLNAIMNVIVEEELYDSQYIHRWTENWEAEKEHLRQFTPEAMSPICGIEPEQLRRVARIFAGAKAGMIFWGMGVSQHIHGTDNSRCLISLALMTGNVGKPGAGLHPLRGQNNVQGASDAGLIPMFLPDYQTVTSDDVRKSFTDVWGGGDFSSEKGLTVTEIVDQVYAGNIKGMYIQGENPAMSDPDADHAREAFAKLDLMIVQDIFLTETANFADIILPASALYEKNGTVSNTNRQVQRVRPAVPPPGDAREDWRITVELAQRVGLPWVYTDVSEVFAEMKLNMPSLDNITWERLEHETVTYPSLSPEDPGQAVVFGDGFPRAEGRARFTPAAVIPPDEAPDVEFPMIMTTGRQLEHWHTGSMTRRSRVLDAVEPEANCSLHPKTLRKMGVEPGEMVRLTTRRGSIEIMARADRAVSEDMVFVPFAYVEAAANILTNPALDPYGKIPEFKFSAVRVDKADSQIAAE; encoded by the coding sequence ATGTCGAAGCAAATCACCTTCACCCTTGATGGCGAAGAGGTTACCGCCGAGGCGGGCATGACCATCTGGGAAGTTGCCAATGGCCGGGGCCTCAAAATCCCGCACCTGTGCCACAAACCGGCACCGGGCTATCGCCCCGACGGCAACTGCCGCGCCTGCATGGTCGAAATCGAGGGCGAGCGCACGCTGGCGGCCTCCTGCATTCGGGAGCCGAGCGAAGGCATGGTGGTCACCACCAACAACGCCCGCGCCACAAACGCCCGCAAGATGGTGATGGAACTGTTGGTCGCCGACCAACCCGCGCCAGAGGCGGCGCACGACAAGTCCGCGCATCTGTGGGATATGGCCGAGCTCAACGGGGTTTCGGAGTCGCGTTTCCCCAAGCTGGAAGAGGGCCGTATCCCCCTTTTGGATGACAGCCATGTCGCGATGAGCGTGAACCTCGACGCCTGTATTTCCTGTGGCCTGTGTGTGCGGGCCTGCCGCGAAGTGCAGGTCAACGATGTAATCGGCATGGCGGGGCGCGGGCATGATGCCTATCCGACCTTTGATATCGCTGATCCGATGGGCGCGTCCTTCTGTGTGGCCTGCGGCGAATGCGTGCAGGCCTGCCCCACGGGTGCGCTTATGCCTGCGAGCGTGATGGATGATGCCCAGCAGGGCGATAGCAAGGATTTTGACTCCGAGACCGAAAGCGTCTGCCCTTTCTGCGGGGTGGGCTGCAAGGTTTCCCTCAAGGTGAAGGACGGCAAGGTCAAATATGTCGAAGGGATCAATGGCCCGGCCAACGAGGGGCGGCTTTGCGTCAAGGGGCGGTTCGGGTTCGACTATATCCACCACCCGCACCGGCTGACCAAACCGCTGATCCGCCGCGAAGATGCTCCGCCCAAAGGGCTGAACGTGGATCCGGGCAATCTGGGGACCCATTTCCGCGAGGCGACCTGGGACGAGGCGCTGGATCTGGCCGCCAAGGGTCTGCGGAACTTGCGCGATGAAGATCCGCGCAGCGTGGCCGGTTTTGGATCGGCCAAATGCACCAATGAAGAGGCCTATCTGTTCCAGAAGTTCATCCGGCAGGGGTTCGGCCACAACAACGTCGATCACTGCACGCGGCTGTGTCATGCCTCATCCGTGGCGGCGCTGATCGAGAACGTCGGCTCGGGCGCGGTGACCGCGACCTTCAACGAGATCGAAAACGCCGATGTGGCCATCGTGATCGGCGCCAACCCAGTGGAAAACCACCCGGTCGCCGCCACCTATTTCAAGCAATTCGCCAAGCGCGGCGGCAAGCTGATCGTGATGGACCCGCGCGGGGTTGGCCTCAAACGCCATGCCGCCGAGATGCTGCAATTCCGCCCCGGCGCCGATGTGGCGATGCTGAACGCGATCATGAACGTGATCGTCGAGGAAGAGCTTTACGACAGCCAGTATATCCACCGCTGGACCGAGAACTGGGAGGCCGAAAAAGAGCATCTGCGCCAGTTCACGCCAGAGGCGATGAGCCCGATCTGCGGTATCGAGCCTGAGCAGCTGCGCCGCGTTGCGCGCATATTTGCAGGGGCCAAGGCGGGAATGATCTTCTGGGGCATGGGGGTCAGTCAGCATATTCACGGCACGGACAATTCCCGCTGCCTGATTTCCCTTGCGCTCATGACCGGAAACGTGGGCAAGCCCGGTGCCGGGCTGCACCCCTTGCGCGGGCAGAACAACGTGCAGGGTGCTTCGGACGCGGGCCTTATTCCGATGTTCCTGCCGGATTATCAGACCGTGACGTCAGACGATGTGCGCAAAAGCTTTACCGATGTCTGGGGCGGCGGGGATTTCTCCAGCGAGAAGGGCCTCACCGTGACCGAGATCGTCGATCAGGTTTATGCGGGCAATATCAAGGGCATGTATATCCAGGGCGAAAACCCGGCCATGTCAGACCCCGACGCCGACCACGCGCGCGAAGCTTTTGCCAAGCTGGACCTGATGATTGTGCAGGATATCTTCCTGACCGAGACGGCGAATTTTGCCGATATCATCCTGCCCGCATCAGCCCTTTATGAAAAGAACGGCACGGTCTCCAACACCAACCGGCAGGTGCAGCGGGTGCGCCCTGCGGTGCCGCCGCCGGGCGATGCGCGCGAGGACTGGCGCATCACCGTTGAGCTGGCGCAGCGGGTCGGGCTGCCCTGGGTGTACACGGATGTCTCGGAGGTTTTTGCCGAGATGAAGCTCAATATGCCCTCGCTCGACAATATCACCTGGGAGCGGCTGGAGCATGAAACTGTGACCTACCCGTCGCTGTCGCCGGAGGATCCGGGGCAGGCGGTGGTTTTTGGCGATGGCTTCCCGCGCGCAGAAGGTCGCGCGCGCTTTACGCCTGCTGCCGTGATCCCGCCGGATGAGGCGCCGGATGTGGAGTTCCCGATGATCATGACGACCGGGCGACAGCTGGAGCACTGGCACACTGGATCGATGACGCGGAGGTCGCGGGTTTTGGACGCGGTGGAACCGGAGGCGAACTGCTCGCTTCACCCGAAAACACTGCGCAAGATGGGGGTGGAGCCGGGCGAAATGGTGCGTCTCACCACCCGTCGGGGCTCGATCGAGATCATGGCGCGTGCGGACCGGGCCGTTTCCGAAGACATGGTCTTTGTACCCTTTGCCTATGTGGAGGCAGCGGCAAATATCCTGACCAACCCGGCGCTGGATCCCTACGGGAAGATCCCAGAGTTCAAGTTCTCGGCAGTGCGGGTCGACAAGGCCGACAGTCAGATCGCGGCAGAGTAA
- a CDS encoding DUF1330 domain-containing protein gives MVYAYVNLSVTDETTFAAYRERAGAALAKHGARVVISTPAQSVIEGNRDATGRGIILEFDTREAALGWINDPDLQEVHALRRSSGNSAITLLA, from the coding sequence ATGGTCTATGCCTACGTCAATCTCAGCGTCACCGATGAGACCACATTCGCCGCCTACCGGGAGCGGGCAGGCGCCGCCCTCGCCAAACACGGCGCACGGGTCGTCATATCCACTCCCGCCCAAAGCGTGATCGAAGGCAACCGCGATGCGACCGGGCGCGGCATCATCCTGGAATTCGACACCAGGGAAGCCGCGCTTGGCTGGATCAATGATCCCGACCTGCAAGAGGTGCACGCCCTGCGCCGCAGCTCGGGAAACAGCGCGATCACGCTGCTGGCCTGA
- a CDS encoding LysR family transcriptional regulator — MKISWDDMQTVLALVRGGSLAAAGAELGLTYTTVARRIRRAEDALGRPLFERRPEGYHATEEALEIVEAARRMEAEEQAALRRLSGKAQELSGPLSLTAPPLLIQTLLAPLLAEFTARHPQVALTVRASNGVLDLARREADLALRISRTPQESLVGRKLVEQVSGFFALPEIAKAAAEAPKAPLDWVLYSGHEAPPVAARKVHPDIRVRARLDDMPSMIAAAQAGMGALRMPVFLSRAYPELVPLRHLALQPYAPIWLLSHRDLQGSAKVTAMKDVLEPWFRSNTSVFTCLS, encoded by the coding sequence ATGAAGATCAGCTGGGATGATATGCAGACCGTGCTGGCCCTTGTTCGGGGCGGCAGCCTCGCCGCAGCAGGGGCAGAGCTGGGTCTGACCTACACCACGGTGGCTCGGCGGATCCGCCGCGCCGAGGACGCGCTGGGCCGCCCGCTGTTTGAGCGTCGACCTGAAGGGTATCATGCAACGGAAGAGGCGCTGGAGATTGTGGAGGCTGCACGCCGTATGGAGGCCGAGGAACAGGCCGCGCTGCGCCGCCTTTCGGGTAAAGCGCAGGAACTGAGCGGCCCCCTGAGCCTGACGGCACCGCCCTTGCTTATCCAGACCTTGCTGGCCCCGCTGCTGGCGGAGTTCACGGCGCGGCATCCGCAGGTGGCGCTGACCGTGCGGGCGTCGAATGGCGTTCTGGATCTGGCCCGTCGCGAGGCGGATCTGGCGCTCAGGATCAGTCGGACCCCGCAAGAGAGCCTCGTCGGTCGAAAACTTGTCGAGCAGGTGAGCGGCTTTTTTGCACTGCCGGAAATTGCCAAGGCCGCTGCCGAGGCTCCGAAGGCTCCCCTGGACTGGGTGCTGTACTCTGGTCATGAGGCGCCACCCGTTGCCGCGCGCAAGGTCCATCCCGATATCCGGGTCCGGGCGCGGCTTGATGACATGCCCAGCATGATTGCTGCAGCTCAGGCCGGAATGGGCGCGCTGCGGATGCCGGTCTTTCTGTCGCGGGCCTACCCTGAGTTGGTGCCCTTGCGGCATCTGGCGCTGCAGCCCTATGCACCGATCTGGCTGCTGAGCCACCGCGATCTGCAAGGCTCGGCCAAGGTGACGGCGATGAAAGATGTTCTGGAGCCCTGGTTCCGCAGCAACACGTCCGTGTTTACCTGCCTGTCCTGA
- a CDS encoding TetR/AcrR family transcriptional regulator, producing MTDRQRIQDPSRQTTSEEAWLTAAYEVLTAQGVEAVKIMPLAKRLGVSRTSFYWHFKDREALLEAMIRYWEDKNTGTLVARTEAYAENVFEAVFNLFDCWLDPDLFDSRLDLAIRNWARSDPALQARLDQADARRQRAMTDMLTRFGYDAEEAEIRALTMIYTQIGYISMQIHEDEAKRLARMPAYMEVFTGKRPAQSDIDRFMARHR from the coding sequence ATGACCGACCGCCAAAGGATCCAGGATCCCTCCCGCCAGACCACCAGCGAAGAGGCCTGGCTCACCGCCGCCTACGAGGTGCTCACCGCGCAAGGGGTAGAGGCGGTAAAGATCATGCCCTTGGCCAAACGGCTTGGCGTCTCGCGCACCAGTTTCTACTGGCATTTCAAGGACCGAGAGGCGCTCTTGGAAGCGATGATCCGCTACTGGGAAGACAAGAACACCGGCACCTTGGTGGCCCGCACCGAGGCCTATGCCGAAAACGTGTTTGAAGCGGTGTTCAACCTCTTTGATTGCTGGCTGGACCCGGATCTGTTCGATTCAAGGCTGGATCTGGCCATTCGCAACTGGGCACGCAGCGATCCTGCCCTACAGGCGCGGCTCGACCAAGCCGACGCGCGGCGCCAGCGCGCGATGACGGACATGCTGACCCGGTTCGGCTATGACGCGGAAGAGGCCGAGATCCGGGCGCTGACCATGATCTACACCCAGATCGGCTATATCTCGATGCAAATCCACGAAGATGAAGCCAAACGCCTCGCCCGGATGCCCGCCTATATGGAGGTCTTCACCGGCAAGCGGCCCGCGCAATCGGACATCGACCGGTTCATGGCGCGCCATCGCTGA
- a CDS encoding trimethylamine methyltransferase family protein has protein sequence MVDLADKPRGRRGRRGAQRTGEAGQNDHLRVPFISRKIPTYEILSEDSLAQIEATAERILSEIGIEFREDPETVALFRAAGAEVSELTKDSWNLKFAPGMIRQILRTAPARFTQHARNPANTVEIGGDAMVLAPSYGSPFVMDLDKGRRYGTIEDFENFVKLAQMSPNLHHSGGTICEPTDIAVNKRHLDMVYAHIRYSDRAFLGSITAPERAEDSIEMCRILFGADFVDQNCVIMGNFNTTSPLVIDGITSRGIRAYAAAGQGSIHLPFLLGGAVAPLTMAGSLAQCLAESMVSCAITQLVRPGAPCVLASFISSMSLRSGSPTFGTPEPALASLAMGQLAQRLNLPLRCAGNFSTSKLPDAQAMQQSMMSMMSAVQCGANYILHSAGFLDGLLSMSYEKFILDTDLCGALHAYLKGFEVNEDTLGFDALAEGGPGEHLFSTQHTLRHYQTAYWDSAVDDHQPWETWDEKGGIDAATRANARWKAQLAAYEAPALDEGVDEALKDFIARKKGEVADAWY, from the coding sequence ATGGTAGATCTGGCAGATAAACCGCGGGGCAGGCGGGGGCGCCGCGGCGCGCAGCGCACTGGCGAGGCCGGACAGAACGATCATCTGCGCGTCCCCTTCATCAGCCGCAAGATCCCGACCTACGAGATCCTGTCCGAAGACAGTCTTGCGCAGATCGAGGCCACGGCGGAGCGCATCCTGTCCGAGATCGGGATCGAGTTCCGCGAGGATCCCGAAACCGTTGCCCTGTTTCGTGCCGCGGGCGCCGAGGTGAGTGAGCTGACAAAGGACAGCTGGAACCTGAAGTTTGCGCCGGGCATGATCCGCCAGATCCTGAGAACCGCGCCAGCGCGGTTCACTCAGCACGCCCGTAACCCGGCCAACACGGTTGAAATCGGCGGCGATGCCATGGTGCTGGCGCCCTCTTATGGGTCGCCCTTCGTGATGGATCTGGACAAGGGGCGGCGCTACGGCACCATCGAAGATTTCGAGAACTTCGTGAAACTGGCGCAGATGAGCCCCAATCTGCACCATTCCGGTGGCACCATCTGCGAGCCGACCGATATCGCGGTGAACAAGCGGCATCTCGATATGGTCTATGCCCATATCCGCTATAGTGACCGGGCCTTTCTGGGGTCGATCACCGCGCCCGAGCGCGCCGAGGACAGTATCGAGATGTGCCGCATTCTTTTCGGTGCGGATTTCGTCGACCAGAACTGCGTCATCATGGGCAATTTCAACACCACATCGCCCTTGGTGATCGACGGGATCACCTCGCGCGGGATTCGCGCCTATGCGGCGGCGGGGCAGGGTTCGATCCATCTGCCGTTCCTTCTGGGCGGGGCGGTGGCGCCGCTGACCATGGCAGGATCTCTGGCGCAGTGCCTTGCCGAAAGCATGGTCTCCTGCGCGATTACCCAGCTGGTGCGCCCCGGGGCGCCTTGCGTTCTGGCCTCATTCATCAGCTCGATGTCGCTGCGTTCCGGCTCGCCCACATTTGGCACGCCGGAACCGGCGCTGGCCTCTCTGGCCATGGGGCAGCTGGCACAGCGGCTGAACCTGCCGCTGCGCTGTGCGGGGAATTTCTCCACCTCGAAACTGCCGGATGCGCAGGCGATGCAGCAGTCGATGATGTCGATGATGTCTGCGGTGCAGTGCGGCGCGAATTACATCCTGCATTCGGCGGGCTTTCTCGATGGGCTTTTGTCGATGTCCTATGAGAAGTTCATTCTTGATACTGACCTCTGCGGCGCGCTGCACGCCTACCTCAAGGGGTTCGAGGTCAATGAGGACACGCTGGGCTTTGACGCCCTCGCCGAAGGCGGGCCGGGCGAGCATCTGTTCTCCACCCAGCACACCCTGCGCCACTATCAGACCGCCTATTGGGATAGCGCCGTGGACGACCACCAGCCTTGGGAAACCTGGGATGAAAAGGGCGGGATCGACGCTGCCACCCGCGCCAATGCCCGCTGGAAGGCGCAGCTTGCCGCCTATGAGGCACCGGCGCTGGATGAAGGCGTGGATGAGGCGCTGAAAGATTTCATCGCCCGCAAGAAGGGCGAAGTGGCCGATGCCTGGTACTGA
- a CDS encoding NADH:flavin oxidoreductase codes for MSNDPLLQPYKLKHLTLRNRIMTTSHEPAYPEDGMPKERYAAYHAERAKAGVALTMTAGSAAVSKDSPPVFNNVLAYTDEVVPWIKALTDRVHDHGAAVMIQLTHLGRRTTWNKGDWLPSVSSTRHREPAHRAFPKLAEDWDIERIITDFADAAERMKAGGMDGIELQVYGHLLDQFWSPLTNDLDGPYGGATLESRMKLPLDVLQAVRDRVGEDFIVGLRYTADEDQAGGITPEEGLEISKRLSATGMVDFLNVIRGRIHTDPAMTDVIPVQGMAAAPHLDFAGAVKQATGMPTFHAARIPDVATARHAVASGLLDMVGMTRAHMADPHVVKKIMEGREDDIRPCVGATYCLDRIYQAGDALCIHNPATGRELTMPHEITPAQTRKKVVIVGAGPAGLEAARVAAERGHEVTVFEAAGDPGGQVRLTAQSPRRREMIGIIDWRMAQCAARDVTFHFNTWAEAGDVTALNPDVVIVATGGLPNGHLFEAKEEAANVVSAWDLISGDVKPAQNVLIYDESGDHPGLMAAEVAAAAGSTVEVMTPDRVFAPDIMAMNLVPYMRSLQDKDVRFTVTRRLLNVARNGNVLTATIGTDYSDHRYTADYDQVVVNYGTLPLDDLYFDLKPLSRNHGEVDHEALIAGEPQQVTRNSDSVFQLFRIGDAVSARNTHAAIYDALRLMKDL; via the coding sequence ATGTCTAACGATCCGCTTTTGCAGCCCTACAAGCTGAAACACCTCACCCTGCGCAACCGGATCATGACCACCAGCCATGAGCCTGCCTACCCGGAGGACGGCATGCCAAAGGAACGCTATGCCGCCTATCACGCCGAACGGGCCAAGGCGGGCGTTGCGCTGACCATGACGGCAGGCTCGGCGGCGGTCTCCAAGGACAGCCCGCCGGTGTTCAACAACGTTCTGGCCTACACGGACGAGGTGGTGCCCTGGATCAAGGCACTGACCGACCGGGTGCATGACCATGGCGCCGCCGTGATGATCCAGCTCACTCATCTGGGCCGCCGGACCACCTGGAACAAGGGCGACTGGCTGCCCTCGGTCAGCTCGACCCGGCACCGGGAACCTGCGCACCGCGCCTTTCCGAAACTGGCCGAGGATTGGGACATCGAGCGCATCATCACCGATTTCGCCGATGCGGCCGAGCGCATGAAGGCAGGCGGGATGGACGGGATCGAATTGCAGGTCTATGGGCATCTTCTCGATCAGTTCTGGTCGCCGCTGACCAATGATCTTGACGGACCCTATGGTGGGGCGACCCTGGAAAGCCGTATGAAGCTGCCGCTCGACGTATTGCAGGCGGTGCGCGACCGGGTCGGAGAAGACTTCATCGTCGGCCTGCGCTACACGGCGGATGAGGATCAGGCGGGCGGCATCACTCCGGAAGAGGGGCTCGAGATCTCCAAGCGGCTGTCGGCAACAGGCATGGTGGATTTCCTCAATGTGATCCGGGGCCGCATCCATACCGATCCCGCGATGACCGACGTGATCCCGGTGCAGGGCATGGCTGCAGCGCCTCACTTGGATTTTGCCGGAGCTGTGAAACAGGCCACCGGCATGCCAACGTTCCATGCCGCGCGTATCCCAGATGTGGCGACCGCCCGCCATGCGGTTGCTTCGGGGCTATTGGATATGGTGGGTATGACCCGCGCCCATATGGCCGATCCCCATGTGGTGAAAAAGATAATGGAGGGACGCGAGGATGATATCCGCCCCTGCGTAGGTGCCACCTATTGTCTGGACCGGATCTATCAGGCGGGCGATGCTTTATGCATCCACAACCCCGCAACGGGGCGTGAGCTGACCATGCCGCATGAGATCACGCCAGCGCAGACCCGCAAGAAGGTCGTGATCGTCGGGGCAGGCCCGGCGGGCCTTGAGGCGGCACGGGTTGCCGCCGAGCGCGGCCACGAAGTGACGGTGTTTGAGGCCGCCGGTGATCCCGGCGGGCAGGTACGCCTGACTGCGCAAAGCCCGAGGCGCCGCGAGATGATCGGCATCATAGACTGGCGCATGGCCCAATGCGCGGCCCGCGATGTGACCTTCCATTTCAACACCTGGGCCGAGGCGGGTGATGTGACCGCGCTCAATCCCGATGTGGTGATTGTCGCCACTGGCGGCCTTCCCAATGGCCACCTGTTCGAGGCCAAGGAAGAGGCCGCCAACGTGGTTTCGGCCTGGGATCTGATCTCGGGCGACGTGAAGCCTGCGCAAAACGTGCTGATCTATGACGAAAGCGGTGATCATCCCGGCCTCATGGCGGCTGAGGTCGCCGCCGCCGCAGGCAGCACGGTTGAGGTGATGACCCCGGATCGTGTTTTTGCCCCGGACATCATGGCGATGAACCTGGTGCCCTACATGCGCAGCCTGCAGGACAAGGATGTCCGCTTTACCGTGACCCGCCGCTTGCTCAATGTGGCGCGCAACGGCAATGTGCTGACCGCCACCATCGGCACCGATTACAGCGATCACCGCTATACCGCCGACTACGATCAGGTGGTGGTAAATTACGGTACCCTGCCGCTGGACGATCTCTACTTCGATCTGAAGCCGCTCAGCCGCAATCACGGTGAGGTGGACCACGAGGCTCTGATTGCTGGCGAGCCGCAGCAGGTAACCCGCAACTCAGACAGCGTCTTCCAGCTGTTTCGGATCGGCGATGCTGTCTCGGCCCGCAACACCCATGCGGCAATCTATGATGCGCTGCGTCTGATGAAGGACCTCTGA